In Candidatus Effluviviaceae Genus V sp., the genomic window TCTGGAGGAGAGCGGGATCCCCTGCTTCCTGAGCAACGAGCTCTTCCCCCACGAACCGGCCAACGCCTGCACCAAGGTCCTCGTCCCCCGCGAGATGGCGAACGACGCCAGGAAGCTCGTCCGGAACTGTCCCAGCTGACAGGCTTTTCTCCGGGTGTGCCGCCGCCTCCCGCCCGTCAAGATCACCGCTTGTAGCCGATCTTCCTGAGGAACTCGAGCCGCTCGCTGACGTCGTCGTCCGTCTCGACGCCGCTCGGACTTCCCCCGTCGACGACCCCGAGGATCCCCCTGCCCTGTTCGGTCTCGGCGACGATCACCTGGACCGGATTGGCCGTCGCGCAGTAGACGCGGCAGACCTCCGAACAGTTCTTCACCGCGTTCAGAATGTTGATGGGAAACCCGTCGCCCATCACGATCGCAAAACTGTGCCCGGCCCCGACGTCCCGCATGATCCGCACGGCAACGTCAATGAGTTCCGGGTCGCTCCCGTCCCTTCTGATCAGACGCGGTCCGGACGCCTCCGCGAACGCAAGCCCGAACGTGAGTCCCGGCGCCGACGACGTCATCGCCTCGTAGAGATCCTCGACCGTCTTGATGAAGTGGCTCTGCCCGATCACGATGTTGGCTCCATCGGGAAACTCCACCGGAACGACCTTGAGCTCCATGTCTGCCTCCTCGGATGGGATCGTGTTCGCTGTCTCCGGAAGCAGTATCGGCCACACCCGGTCCCGCGTCAACCGGGCTCGAATCATCGTTGGCGCGCACCCCGGTCAGGCGTTAGACTCGCGACGTTCGGACGGGAGGCACGATGCGCGTTCTCTACATCGCCGAGGTCCAGTGGCGCTCGCAGGTCTCGAGGAAGCATCATCTCATCCGCCGCTTCCCCGAAGCGTGGAGCGTCTTCTACACTTCGCCGGCGAACGCCGCACGCGGCGAGAACAGCTTCCGGGTGCGGACCGCGCGTCCCGGCCCGCTCGTCCGCTACGCGACGCTGCCTCTCCCGAAACCGAATGCCCGACTCATGCTGGTCCGGGCGGCCTCCCCGCTCCTGGCAAGGCTCGGCGAACGCCGGCTCCGGCGGATCGCCACCTCCTTCGAGCCCGACATCGTCATCTGCTCGTACATCTGGGCGCACGGGCCAGTCGCGCGTCTCGCGGCGGCAGGCACGCCGTGCATCTACGACCTCAACGATCTCCACTATGATTTCTATCCGCACTGCCGCGCGGAGGCCGTTGAGGCGTTCGAGGCCCTCGTCGACTCGGCCGATGAGGTGGTCTGCTCGTCGGAACGTCTCAGAGCGGTCGCCGGGCGCGGGGTCGTCATTGGAAACGGGGTCGATCTCACGACGTTCCGGGGGCGCGAGATGGGCGAGGAGCCCGAGGAACTCGCGCGCTCCCCGCTCGGGGGCCGCGACGCTCTCGTGATCTACGTCGGGTCGATCGACGATCGAATCGACTTCAGCGCGCTCGAGCGGACGATCGTCACGGCGGCCGAGGAGGGTTCGGGGCTCGTCTGCGTCGGGAGGATCTTCGATATGGCCCGTGCGGAGGTCAGGCGGCTCGAGAGAACGTACGGGGAGTCGGTGCTCTTCACCGGACGGATAGACTACGAACGGCTCCCGGACTTCATGTCGAGATGCTCGGTCGGCGTCGCGCCGTTCGTTCTGAACGAGAAGACGGCGGCGATCAACCCGAACAAGCTCTACACCTACGCCGCCATGGAGCTCAACATCGTGTCGACGCCCTTCTCCCGCGAGATCGAACGGTACGGCGACCTCGTCTTCATGGCCCGGGAGCCCGACGCGTTCGCCGCGGCCGTCAGAGACGCGCTCGGCGACGCTGAGCGCCGCCGAGCGGTTCGGCAGACCATCGCGCTGTCCAACAGTTGGGACGAGAAGGCGCGCGAGTACGTCGAGCTCATCGAGCGTCTTCGAGCTGCGCGGGCTCAGGGAGTCCCGTCCGACTGAACCTCCCCGGACTCTCCGAGCTTCACTCTTCCGCGGCCGCCCTCGAACACCCCGTCACCCTCCTCGGGCCCGGGTGGCTCCGCGCCCGCGACCCCTGATGTGTCCCCGCGCGCGTACCACGGCGCGAGATAGAAGTAGATCGTCTCGTGCGTGTCGTAGTAGTCGACCTCGATGTCGACCCACTCAGCGTAGTAGCCCTCCGCGTAGGCCTCGATGCGGTAGTCGCGTTCCTCGTGTCCGCCGTGGCCGTCATAGTAGACGTACCCCAGGTCGATCGTGACGTACCCGTACGGACCGACGCCCCACGAGCCGATGTAGTCCCACGACCACCAGTCCTCCTCGTAGACCTCGACGACCGCCCACGGGAGCGGCGCGCCCGAGTAGTAGTCGTAGACATAGGCGCGGAGGCTCGCCATACGGGGCGGGCGATGCGACGCATCGCACCACCAGCAGTCTCTCCAGACGATGCAGCCCGACAGCAGGAGCGGGACGATCACGATGAGAACCGCAACGCTCCATCTCTTCGCTTCTCGGATCATCGTCAGCCCTCCTCTCGCTCATCTCGGTCCATCGACCGCGGCGCGTCTTCGTTCAGCGACGCGAACCGTCGTCGGCCGTCAGTCCTCTAAGACATCCACCTCGAAGCGGATCCAGCGGATCACCGGCGAATCCCAGCGTCCGGGCCTCTCCGTGGAGAAGTCGACCACCCGCATCTCGAGCCGTACGCCCTCGCGCTCGAGAAGCTCCTTGTAGACGCGGTCCGTGTCGGGGCGATGTCCTCTCCGACCCTCGACGTCGATCCGGAAGACCGACTCGATGCGGTCGCCGTCCTCGCGCTCAATGCGGCCCTCGATCTCGGTCGGTTCACCCTCTCTCCCCTCGACGCACTCGACCACCAGCACGACGTCCTCCACGATCTCCCGGAAGTAGGCATCCTCCTCGTCGTCGATCGTGAAGACGTCGCGGAGAAGCAGACGCCACCCCTCGCCGTCGCCCCGCCGGCTTCCATCGGGGCGCGGTTCGTACGATCGGTCGTCGTGGTACCCGTACGGTCGGCCGCCGTACCATCCGTGGCCGTCCCACCCGTATCCGGCGACGCGGAAGCTGATCTCGTCGCAGGACCAGCGGCGGGGAGCATCGTACCAGGGATCCGGGACCGGCCAGTGACGCGGTGAGGGCGTCACGACGCGGCCGGGGCGGCCCGGCGAGTGCCGCGGACCGGACCGCCCTTCCACGATGACTCGACCCCGGCGTGAGCGGTGCGGGGGGACCCATGCGCCGCTCTGTCCGCTGGGCCAGGGAACCTCGTGGGCGCATGCCACGAGGGTCTCAATGCCCCCCGGCCCAGCGATGCGGAGTGAGTACCATCCGTCTCGAGGAATCCGATACGTCCTCCCCGGATGAACGAAACTCGAGCCGGACCACCTGTTCGGAAAGAGCACGCGGACGCTTCCGTCCGTCGCATAGTCGATGATCGTGACGTGACACGAGCGGTCCACGCGGAAGAAGACCCACAGAGGGTCGCCGGGCGCGTAGACCCCCCAGGGACCACGGTCGACCCAGAGCTGGACTCTCGGCGCGCCGTGATGGTGCCAGGGGCGCCCGTGTCCCCAGTCGTCCCAGCCGTCCCAGGACGGCTCAGGAACGACGACGACGCGCTCCCTCGCTTCACCGTCGTCACGTGGAACGGCGGCGCCTCCGTCCCTCTCGGGGCGGGCCTCCTCGACCGCGATCTCTGCGGCCGGGGAGGCCACGCTCAACGAGAGGAGCACAAGGAGTGTGAGGAGCGTGGTCCAGAAGATGTGGCGCTCGCCTGCGTTCCGTAGCACGTCTGTCATGAGACCGCCTCCTTCGTGTTCCGTTCAGGGTCTCTTTGCGCGACGGGGCCGGCGAACGACCGTGCCCCTGCTGGAATGCTTAGACGCTGTACCCCCGGGCCTATTCACGCGACCGCGCGAGCCCCACCGAACGTGCGAACGCCGGGCGCATCGAGCACCCGGCGGCCATGGATGGCGACACTGTCGTGAGAGGATCAGCCCTTCGCGCTCAGAGCCAGAATCAGAACGCCGCTCTCGATCTCCGGACCGCCGAGCAGCACGGTCCCCCCGTTCTCCAGCCGGATCCTCGTCCGTAGAAGGACCTCGGGGTCCTTCGGCGGGCGCCCGTCGTCGGCCGGCTGCCTTGGAATGTCGCGCGTGAGCGTCACGAGCATCTCGATACGGTGGCGCTCGTCCCCCTCGAACCGCTGGGGCTCGACGACGAGCGTGAACCGCCCGGGTATCGCGATGCGGGACGGCTCACCGAAGGTCGTCTGGCTCTGCATGCGGCCAAGAAAGGAATAGCGTGTGTAGGCGAAGAGGCTGGTCAGCTTATCGGCGAAGCCGGCGAGTCTCGCGTCGACCTTCGGCTCATCGCTCCCACGGCCGGCGGCCGGACTGGATGCGCCGATCGACGTAACCTCGATGCGAATCTCGTCGGAGCAGTATGCCGGAGCCGCAGAGACGAGAACGGCGATGGCGACCAACACGATAGCAGTTCTCACCTTGTTGCGCTCCTCCCCCGTTCCCACCTCGTCCGCGCTACCGGACTCCGATGCCGTCCGCTCCCGGAGCGGGACCGGTCTCCTCGGCGAACACCCAGATGACGGTCATCTCAGGGTCGTCCGAGGTGAAGAACATCGGCGTGTAACCGGATGTCACCGACTCGATGCTGTCGACGAAGCACTCGTTGCCGGCGGCCGCCGTCCCGACACCTCTGAAGCCGACGGGCCCGAGGACGACGAGCAGAAGAAGACCCACGGCGATGGCCCCGGCCGCAGCGAAGGCCAGCCGGCGGTCGACGCGCTGCACCGGACGAGCCTCCGGGGCACGCGTGCGCCGCCTCGACTCGCGGTCGATGCGGTCGAGCTCCACGGAGAGCTCGCGATCGAACGCCCTCCAGCGCGCGTCTGAAACGCTCGGCGGAGTCGCCTTCTTCAGGATTCTATCAAACGCCCGAATCGAGTCAAGTTCGGCCGCGCACGCGGGGCAGCGGTCAAGGTGTCGCTCGACCCTCGCCCTGCGCCGTTCCGAGAGCTCCCCGTCCACGTACGCTGTGAGGTAGCGCGAGATGCGGCACGTTCCGTTCATCGCAGTCAGTTCCCCGTTTCTTCCTCCGCCTGCACCGCGTCTCCGGAATCAACGTACGGCGCGAGCATCTTCCTCAACTTCTTCCGAGCGTAGTGCAGCCGCGACATCACGGTACCGATGGAGCAGCCGACGACCTCCGCGATCTCCTTGTAGGACAGCCCCTCGATCTCATAGAGCACGAAAACCGACTTATGATACGGAGGCAGCGCCTCGATCGCCCGCTCGATCTGCTCGCCCAGCTCCCCCGCCAGCGCGTTCTCCGAGGGGTCGAGGAACGGACCCCGCTCGCCTGGGACCGCGTCGGCGAACTCGGCCACCTCCTCGGGGACCGAACGCGACGCGACCGATCGGGACTGCTTCCGCGTGTAGTCGATACACGTGTTCATGGCGATCCGGTAGAGCCACGTTGAGAAGCTGGACCGCCCTCGGAAGCTACCGATGCCACGGTAGGCCCGGATGAAGACGTCCTGTGCAAGATCGAGTGCCAGGTCGGGGTCACGCGCGAACCGATACGCGACCGCGTAGACGACGTCTCTGTACCGTGTGATCAGCGCATCGAACGCGTCGCGGTCGCCCGCCTGAGCGGCCCGGACCTGTTCGAGGTCGAGCTCTCGCTTGTCCTGCTCAGGCATGATCCCCCGCAGCGTTCTTAGACGGGCGCCCCGTCGGGGCTATTCAACAGCGATATTGGAGCGCGCTCCGGAGAGCGTCGCGCGGAGTGAGCCTCCGTTCACCGCGCGCATCCTCCTGCGGCACGCGCTAGTAGCGGATCTGACCAAACTCCTCGAGCTTGCCCGTGACGATCGATCGGAACTCGGCGAGACGCTCCTCCGTCTTCGCCTCGAACCGCATCACGATCACCGGCTGTGTGTTGGAGGCCCGCACGAGGCCCCATCCGTCGCCGAAGAGGATACGGACCCCGTCGACATCGATGACATCGTAGTGCTCGGAGAAGTACTCGACGGCCTTCTCGACCATCTCGAACTTGACCTCGTCGTTCGTCGTCTCGCCGCGGATCTCCGGCGTCGAGACGTACGTCGGCACGGTGTCGACCAGCTCCGAGAGCTTCCTGTCGGTGCGCGAGACCATCTGCAGAATGCGCGCCGCGGAGTATATGGCGTCGTCGAAGCCGAAGTAGTCGTCGGCGAAGACCATGTGGCCGCTCATCTCTCCGCCCAGCGGCGCGTCGAGCTCCTTGATCTTCTGCTTGAGAAGCGAGTGCCCGGTCTTCCACATCACCGGCCTTCCGCCGTGCGCCTCGATGTCCTCGACGAGCGCCTGGGAGCACTTGACGTCGAAGACGATGTCGGCGGCGCCCTCCGCCAGAACCTCACGCGCAAGGAGCGCCAGCATCGTGTCGGCGAAGACGACATCGCCGTTCTCATCGACGATGCCGACCCTGTCGGCGTCCCCGTCGAAGCCGATGCCGATGTCGGCGCCCTCCCGCCGGACCGCTGAGATCAGGTCCTGGATGTACTCCATGACGGTCGGATCGGGATGGTGGTTCGGGAAATCGCCGTCCGGCTCGCAGAAGAGAGGCACGACGTCGCACCCGAGGCTCTCGATGAGATCGGCCGCCAGCAGACTGGCGCAGCCGTTCCCGCAGTCGACGACGACCTTGAGTCTGCGGTCGAGCGAGATGCGTTCCCGTACCGCTTCCGCGTAAGCCTCGAGCACGGTCGCCTCCTCGCGGCGGCCCGTGCCCTCCTCGAAGTCCCTCTTCTCGATGAGCTCACGGATGGCCTGGATCTCAGAGCCGAAGACCGACGCCTTTCCGAGGTTCATCTTGAACCCGTTCATGTCCGGCGGATTATGGCTGCCGGTGATCATGAGCGACGCGTCCACGGGGAGCTCGAACTCGCTGAAGTAGAGGACCGGCGTGGGAACGACGCCGACGTCCAGGACGTCGACCCCGGATGCTGTTATTCCCGCGGTGATCCTCTCCCTGAAGCGTCCCGTCGAGTGCCTGACGTCGCCGCCGAGGGCGACCGCTCGGGCGTCGCGCCGTCTGACGTACGTGCCGAAGCCGCGCCCGATGAGCTCCACGGTCTCGTCCGTGAGGTCCCGGTCGACGACACCCCTGATGTCGTACTCCCTGAAGATGTAGTCCTTCATCGAGTCTCCCCTCTAGATCCCGAGCGCCGACATCCAGCCGGCTTCGTCGTCATCGTCGTCATCGTCATTCTCACTCGCGTCCTCTCCCGGACGTCCGACAGCGGGCGGCTCCGCCGGCTCGGCCTCGATCCTTCGTCCGAGAGCCTTCGTCAATAACGCGACCCAGGCCGTCGTGTCGGACACGTTCAGGAGGACGCTCCCCCCGTCGCCGCCGGTCAGCTTGAGCTCGATCATGACCGCGTTCGGCTCACGCCTGGTCGTCGCGCCGGTCACGGTCGGGGCGCCGGGTTCGGGGCTCATGATGGCCAGGCGCGTCGCGTCGCCGCTCGAGCTGTCCATCAGATAGACGGCGGCGCGCGTCAGCACGAGACGTCCCTTCCTCCGCTTGCCGCGCTTCCCGTCGGACGAGACCGGGCGCCAGGAGACGTTCTTCTCGGAACCGAGGACTCCCTCGCGCGCCGCCCGCTCCTCCAGCTCGCGACGCTTCCGCGCGCTCCGCGCCCGCTTGACCACCTGGGTCAGGATGCCGATGAGGACGGTCGCCACGTACGGCACGACCGCGCCGGCCTTCCGGAACCCTGTGAGGTTGATCCTGTCGAAGTCGAGCTCTGGAATCCCGAATCCGTCGGAGACGGCCATCCGGTAGACGATGTAGGCGGCGACCAGGACGGCGAGCACGATGAGCATCCACCGCTCGTCTCGCTCGTGAACTCTCGGTCCGGACTCCCGTGGGCGTCTGCCGTCCATGATGCGCTACCGGTAGCGGATACCGGTCTTGTCGCGAACCTCCTTCATCGTCTCCCTGGCGAGAGACCGTGCGCTGTCCGAGCCGTCGGCGAGGATCTCCCAGACGCCGTCGGGGTCGTCCAGAAGTTCACTGCGCTTCTCGCGGACCGGCGCGATGAGGTCCTTGACGTGCTTGATGAGGATCCGCTTGCAGTCTATGCAGCCGATGCCAGCCGTTCTGCAGCCCTCGGCGCACTGTTCGATCTCCTCGGGCGTCGAGAAGATCCTGTGGTAGTTCATGATGTTGCAGATGTCGGGGTTGCCGGGATCGGTCCGCCGCTTCCTCGCCGGGTCGGTCGGTGCGGTGGCCAGCTTCCTCTCGATCACGTCGTCGTCATCGTCCAGGTAGATGCAGTTGTCGAGGCTCTTGCTCATCTTGTTGACGCCGTCAAGTCCGAGGACGCGGGCGCCGCTCGAGAGGACCTCGGCGGGCTCGGGGAACGTGTCCCCGAAGATGCTGTTGAAGCGCCTGGCGATCTCGCGCGTGAGCTCGAGATGGGGCACCTGGTCCTCCCCGACCGGGACGATGTCGGACCGATAGAGGAGGATGTCGGCTGCCATCAGGGCTGGATAACCGAAGAGGCCGAGGTTGACGTTCTCCGGGTGCTGCCTGACCTTCTCCTTGAAGGTCGGGACGCGGGAGAGCCGCCCCATCGGCGTGATGCAGTTCAGGATCCAGGCGAGTTCGACGTGCTCGGGAACCCAGGACTGGACCATCAGCACGCTCCTCTCCGGGTCGAGCCCCGCCGCAAGGTAGCTGGCCGCGGCGTCGAGGACCCGGTCGCCCATCTGCGACGGATCGTACCGGACGGTCATGGCGTGGTAGTCGACGATCCCGAAGATCGGCGTGTAGTCATTCTGGAGTGAGAGCCACTGCTTGATGGCGCCGATGTAGTTCCCTATGTGCAGTCGTCCACTCGGTTGGATCCCGCTGAAGAAGTGCTTTGCCATGGATGCTCCCAAGCATGTGCTCACGCGTCCGCAAGCGGTCTCACAATGGATGCCATGCTAGCACGACCGCCGCGAGGCGTTCAACAGCGCCCGGATCGCGTGCGCTTGCGGCGTGTCGTCCCCCCGAACGCTCGAGAGCCTCTCTCCTCCCGCTCCCGGCGGATCCGGTGTCAGTCCGAACGCAGCCTCCGTACCCTCTCGATGCCCCGGCGCGCCTCGTCCGAGAGCGGACTGATCGTCAGAACGTAGCTGTATGCCGCTTCCGCCTCGTCCAGGGCGCCGGCGGCCTCATGGTAGACTCCGACCGCCACGTAGAAGCGCTCAGCGGTCGCCGGCGGGACCTCGGTTTCATCGAGCCGTCTGCGCGCGCGCTCCAGCACCGCCCCGGCCTCGTCCAGCCGGCCGAGCCCCACGAGCGCGATCGCCCGGTCCGAGAGGTACTGGAAGTCGCCGGGATGCTCCTCGAGAAGCAGTGCGGCGCTCTCGAGCGCCTCATGGTAACGCCCCGTGGTCAGGTAGATGCGTGTCAGGAAGGAGCGGTAGTAGGTCTGCTCGTTCGATGCCGACACGGCTCGCTCCATGGCCTCGATGCCGGGGTCCACGCGCCCCGACCGCACGAGTGCCTGACCGTACTCGAACCAGTAGGCAGGACGGTCGGAGACCAGACGCGCCGCGGCGCCGAGTTCGTTGACCGCGCGGCCCCACTCGTTCCGGGCGGCGGCCGCCTTGCCGAGCTCGAAATGGGAGCGGGCGCGCTCTACCGGATCGACCGTCGGTATGATCCGCGTCGCGTCGACCTTGAGCTCCAGAGGCTCCGACTCCGTGATGAGCTCGAACGTCTGATCG contains:
- a CDS encoding phosphomannomutase; protein product: MKDYIFREYDIRGVVDRDLTDETVELIGRGFGTYVRRRDARAVALGGDVRHSTGRFRERITAGITASGVDVLDVGVVPTPVLYFSEFELPVDASLMITGSHNPPDMNGFKMNLGKASVFGSEIQAIRELIEKRDFEEGTGRREEATVLEAYAEAVRERISLDRRLKVVVDCGNGCASLLAADLIESLGCDVVPLFCEPDGDFPNHHPDPTVMEYIQDLISAVRREGADIGIGFDGDADRVGIVDENGDVVFADTMLALLAREVLAEGAADIVFDVKCSQALVEDIEAHGGRPVMWKTGHSLLKQKIKELDAPLGGEMSGHMVFADDYFGFDDAIYSAARILQMVSRTDRKLSELVDTVPTYVSTPEIRGETTNDEVKFEMVEKAVEYFSEHYDVIDVDGVRILFGDGWGLVRASNTQPVIVMRFEAKTEERLAEFRSIVTGKLEEFGQIRY
- a CDS encoding adenosine monophosphate-protein transferase, which gives rise to MELKVVPVEFPDGANIVIGQSHFIKTVEDLYEAMTSSAPGLTFGLAFAEASGPRLIRRDGSDPELIDVAVRIMRDVGAGHSFAIVMGDGFPINILNAVKNCSEVCRVYCATANPVQVIVAETEQGRGILGVVDGGSPSGVETDDDVSERLEFLRKIGYKR
- a CDS encoding sigma-70 family RNA polymerase sigma factor, with the protein product MPEQDKRELDLEQVRAAQAGDRDAFDALITRYRDVVYAVAYRFARDPDLALDLAQDVFIRAYRGIGSFRGRSSFSTWLYRIAMNTCIDYTRKQSRSVASRSVPEEVAEFADAVPGERGPFLDPSENALAGELGEQIERAIEALPPYHKSVFVLYEIEGLSYKEIAEVVGCSIGTVMSRLHYARKKLRKMLAPYVDSGDAVQAEEETGN
- a CDS encoding glycosyltransferase is translated as MRVLYIAEVQWRSQVSRKHHLIRRFPEAWSVFYTSPANAARGENSFRVRTARPGPLVRYATLPLPKPNARLMLVRAASPLLARLGERRLRRIATSFEPDIVICSYIWAHGPVARLAAAGTPCIYDLNDLHYDFYPHCRAEAVEAFEALVDSADEVVCSSERLRAVAGRGVVIGNGVDLTTFRGREMGEEPEELARSPLGGRDALVIYVGSIDDRIDFSALERTIVTAAEEGSGLVCVGRIFDMARAEVRRLERTYGESVLFTGRIDYERLPDFMSRCSVGVAPFVLNEKTAAINPNKLYTYAAMELNIVSTPFSREIERYGDLVFMAREPDAFAAAVRDALGDAERRRAVRQTIALSNSWDEKAREYVELIERLRAARAQGVPSD
- a CDS encoding DUF4384 domain-containing protein; this encodes MTDVLRNAGERHIFWTTLLTLLVLLSLSVASPAAEIAVEEARPERDGGAAVPRDDGEARERVVVVPEPSWDGWDDWGHGRPWHHHGAPRVQLWVDRGPWGVYAPGDPLWVFFRVDRSCHVTIIDYATDGSVRVLFPNRWSGSSFVHPGRTYRIPRDGWYSLRIAGPGGIETLVACAHEVPWPSGQSGAWVPPHRSRRGRVIVEGRSGPRHSPGRPGRVVTPSPRHWPVPDPWYDAPRRWSCDEISFRVAGYGWDGHGWYGGRPYGYHDDRSYEPRPDGSRRGDGEGWRLLLRDVFTIDDEEDAYFREIVEDVVLVVECVEGREGEPTEIEGRIEREDGDRIESVFRIDVEGRRGHRPDTDRVYKELLEREGVRLEMRVVDFSTERPGRWDSPVIRWIRFEVDVLED
- the trpS gene encoding tryptophan--tRNA ligase; protein product: MAKHFFSGIQPSGRLHIGNYIGAIKQWLSLQNDYTPIFGIVDYHAMTVRYDPSQMGDRVLDAAASYLAAGLDPERSVLMVQSWVPEHVELAWILNCITPMGRLSRVPTFKEKVRQHPENVNLGLFGYPALMAADILLYRSDIVPVGEDQVPHLELTREIARRFNSIFGDTFPEPAEVLSSGARVLGLDGVNKMSKSLDNCIYLDDDDDVIERKLATAPTDPARKRRTDPGNPDICNIMNYHRIFSTPEEIEQCAEGCRTAGIGCIDCKRILIKHVKDLIAPVREKRSELLDDPDGVWEILADGSDSARSLARETMKEVRDKTGIRYR